taaaaagaaaaaaatataatatatatttctccaaagtatataagaaaatatagGAAACCTATACAAATGTATAACCACATTACACATAAATTTCTTCTACTTTTTAGACTAACTGTTGATTAAGACTAGGATAGTAATAACAATTAATCCCAGAACAACGCTTTGAATGGAACTTATAATTCTTAACTAAAAGCgttaaaagataaaaataatgattaaataatatatatatccaaaaatgattacacatttatattattttcttgaTAATGCTTTACcgatataatatttttgatattttttccctTGGAGAATGATCCATAAATTGACGCTAGAGATGATAGGATGATAAtgattgaaaaataatgaaaaggggataataaaaagtataaaaacatatggAATAGTGATTTTTAGACTCTCTCATACCTAAAACCCATCCTATATATGGTAAAAAGGTAAATCcagaataataaaatatcctaacacttaaaaaatagtcaaaaaatatatacacatgtatacaaaaataagaGAGTGAGTTATGTGAAAACGGGTTTCCATGCAGATATAATACATGCATTTTGATTAAAAAGCATTCACGACAATATAtctgtaaatatataactatgtaatgtattaaattttaagtAGCAGTTGCACcaattaaattttcaaatttctttttacattttttcatctCTATTCATATTTGGGTCGAAGggatttttaaataattgaGAAAAACTCATGAACTCAAAATTCTGTAATAAATCCTTTACCTCTTTGTCATATTTGTTGCATAATTCATCAATTGATGAacgttttttttcgtttttattatcactGTCTAAGGTGtgtatactttttttattttttgagcGACGACTATGAATATGCTCAATAGACTCACATTTTTCTAACTTATCCAAATTTATAGagccattattatttattatattcttatttttattactattcAAAGACATAGCAGAAAAGAAAGCATTCGATTCATTTTCaggctttttttttattttttttgcttcgTTTTTGTCATTTTCGATATCTTTATTAAGAGATCCATTTATATTGTTGATGCTTGAACTCCTTTGAGCAAACAAGGACCCTCCTTCCATTAATTCAGCTTCAATGCTCGCTTCAATATCTCCATTTTCTTCTACGTTAGACTTTCTCTTTCTGATCATTTCTATGTTAATAcgtatatatgtttatatatatgtatattttttatgaaaacgCATATCTATATGTGAAATAGCGTCTTCAGGAAAATCACCAATATAATGTCATATCGTATTATAgcattaatataaaatatgatgataattcaatatatttattagcaTACCagtaataattatgtatcTATTCCGAATTttctaatatataattcattcctttaattttaaatgctTTATGACATGCATAATGTCttcaaaaattgtttttaacaaatagacaaaataaagttataataagaaaaaatatgtggaaaaaatatttcatgcgaaaaaaaataacaatttaaatataatatatatttatttttgaagaGAAAAGATGTTATATCGATTTAGCTAGgcctaaaaaaaaatatatatcattttttttgctgatcctcataaaaaatatgtatgtatgcatattcgaaattagtatatatattatgttatatataattttttttgtttagaTCATTTATTAAGGTGCATTTATACCGATTCTCATATTGTCCTTTTCAAATAttgcataatatttttgtaaaaatactTGGCCAAGAATctgaataaatataaaaaaatgcacaTCTATATACTGCacaattaatatttatatgaggGTACTATATGTGTATACATGCAAGGATACAATATTATAGATgctaatataaatacatataaatatccaTTAGGTgatgatatattaattgGCATAAATGCAAAATTGCATGGGGTTTTTAAAATTGGGTCAACTTTAAACGAATTAACAATATAATCGTTTGACGTTAATTCATATTCTTTCTCTACACCTATAAAGCATgggaaaataaagaaaagcagatcaatataattttagaaatacatataatgtatacattttttgtatatcatAAGTACCGTTTTCGTCcaaaaaaacgaaagaaAAGTTTTTTAATAGCGCTTTATTTTGGCACGATTTTACAggatttaataatttagttAACAATATTAGGTCtaaaagaaagaaatacataaattttatctcttttttattaatagataaataaaactataAATCTACAAAAGAGATAAATAACACTACCGTTTTTTGGTCCTGCAATACTCGATGTTCCTGTATCAATTACAGCATCGCAATATCCTCCTAATGAATGCAAAATTAgagataaataaatatcgaaaaaaaaataaaacataaatatatttatttatatatcttaTCTTTTCATTAACCTATATTCCCTGAGCATACTTCCAAAAACATGCCATTAACTTTTATCCCTgtctatattttcaatattacatttttaatatatagaatgatgttttattttagccttttttattatatttttataataataatttttatcttaCCATTTTTATGGTCCAATACTTTTTAGACGAAACAGCAAACCAATCTATATTCGAATTCGGCTCAATATATcttcaaaaataattaatattatatgcatatgtatagCTATGgccatatatacattttatttcttaagAAGGTCgattttatgcatatatatatgtgaacGACATCTTTCTGTTTTCTCTTACTTTTTGTCATATCCACCAAATGTAATTGCCCCATTATCATCAACACTTTTAGGATAGTAAATGGagaacatattttttcgaGAACTATTCTTTGGTATATTGTCGTATATTAgctcttttctttttatatccTCTGAAATGCCTAATCCAAATAGTCCATCAAATTctgaaacaaaaaaaagaaagaaaaataaagtcaatgcatattttatatctaCATATTGCTGTTTtcaaaatcaaaataaatcaatgTCTATtctgtttatttattttttacgcATATCAGAAAAAGGGTCATCGGACATATAATTTGCTATTCCAAATTCCTGATCCCTCACTCTAACAATTtgcatgtacatatatatatttatatttatttattttgttttaaactTCTATgtatttcaaataatttacttAATACTTCCTAGGTGTATATCATCGGTAGCATATGCAATTTGAACTTTGCCCGttccaaaaaatatattcaccGGATTCTTTTGCGAGGATattctataatttttagatatattatggtcatacttttttttattataacaaGCTTTTGCgtaacaattttttgaagGAATCCATAAATTAGTACTACCTAAAAGATTATATGGTATTATAGCATTTAAATAGTTGTAAAAATCCATCAAAGCAGCATGCAACTATGCACACATATACATGACTACGCGATGAATGTACTTTCATTTtctctttatttatatatttttgaaattttcatttttttcgtttttaaCCAGTGTCAAACAAAACCTTAAACGATTGAGGAGGATTACCAATGCTTATTTCCCCAATAaatcttttaaaattaaaaatcaaTCATATCCATTTGTGAAATATAAGAAatgatatgtatataagTGTAATGCAAACCCTTTAAACCAGGTTCGAATATTCTTAACTATTAAACAAGTTTAGTGAAATCATGgatagatataaatatgtaaaataataatttgtgtATTTTTACTGTCTATTAATGTAACCTCCtttcaatattattgttgaaactcctttattattataattttgaaaataaatttatatagttatttttttttagataaattattatatacattaatttgttttatggGACAAAtcgaattatatttatacgcTTTTGGTGAATCTACCTGGTTTGCTATATCTAGATACCCGTAAATTCTCTGTTAACGACTTTACAAGAACAAtgaaatttaaaattaaaaataaaggaaagacaaaaaatatattcattttgaataattttatttaaaaaatatgtaattgtaaatattaattttgaaCTGTCTACATGCATGTGATTtcctatttaaaaataaaaacataatagATAACacaatagaaaaaatatggcaAATACAATCACAATAATAAGAATtagttaataatataaactaAAATTCTGTAGAACAATcaaatattttccttttctgtattaaatatttcctatttcatttactatttaaaatatagaaaattatcatgatatatcatttcatatgtatatacacattGCTCCTTAAAttgtaatttatttgaaccagtaaaataacatataatgctttatatatttttttattttctttaaataaattaacatttttctatattaatacataattattttttaactagTTTAACCATGATTTATAAGACATACCaaaataattgtttttcCATGTGATAGATAATAACTAAATAAATCAATTATGAATTTTTCAATAACcttaaatttattagaaACATatccataaaaaaaaataaataacaataataatatagaggaaaattcattttatatcatcataGGTATAATCTCTCTATACATACcatgtgtatataaatatgtaaaatgtatagagttattttcataatttcatatatatcgaacattaaaatatagctttttttgtaatataattttaactCTTTTCCAAACTCACATTATATCTCAATaaagtaatttttttttaattatttcccTCCTCTCTGTGCACATTTAAATCGTAGAactttgtaaaaaattataagaaaattttaattgttttttaaattaaatacttttatgtattcttcattttttacatggcatttttttaattacaatttttatcgAAACCTAGAAATTTTCCTATTTcgatttgtttatatatatattttttttattaagaaaaaaaattttaagcGTGTCTAATGGTTATAAaccttaaaaataatatattcccTCTCCGCATtggaattaaaaattttttttttatgcattacgtacaatttttataaattttaaagcttataaaatataaaattcttACATTTTGTAAGAACAAAAATTTCGATACTTCTTTTTCAGTTATTTTTACATGAAAAaagtaaagaaaaaatgacgaggatgaagaagaaaaaaatatatgtatattaatataatagtgcatttttttaattacaatatttataatactaGTTGAAATTAGTACTTCTACATATGCAAGCTATATAATAGCAATTGCCTATTATAAGGCTATAAGTATTTGTCTATTCTTCAAGTAggatttacaaaattaatttcGGTATTTACAATTTCTTTTCCTCTCGTATGTTTTCatgcaatatatatatatctatgtATGTCTGCCtgtgttcatattttttctggCTCGTTTAAATGTCCTTACAATAACTATTTGAATACTATATGatgttttatcatttacACATTTTAGCTTATGTTCTATTTTTATCgaaagataaaaattttctttaattcatttattgttccgtaaattttattagataatatatatatttatatttcttaatatatgaaaacaaTGTTATTGCATATGTACATTTATACACACCTCTAACAAagttgataatatattggAAACCCAAAacatgtaaaataaaattagttGCTTTTTCCTCGATCGTTATTCTGGTCTATAAATTCGTtgtgataatttttttataaaaagaagAATTCAAAATGTCCGAGGAAATTAGCGAAGACTTTATACGATCATGGATAGAGAccaaaatttgtttatcaAAATACAGCTTCGATAGTATATGGAACgatgattataataaaatagttcACAATTGGATTTTCAATGCTAACtctaaaatattatatatttatatagcaGATTGTGATCCCATAAAACTAAGCTTCTCTTTTGACGTAcctaaagaaataatagaTGAGTCAATTAATGAGTACataatatttctaaaactcaatactaaaaaaataacatatgataatattgataatgtaattttgtataataaagtaaaatgcaatataaaagaaaatattttaaatttaatggATAGAGTATTTATCCCCTTACTAGacatgaaaaataaatcttcaataattatacaaaatgatTTTAATATGACCACTATAGAATTTATGACATATATAACACAGTTATTTGtcaaaaataaactaaTTTACTATCCCAAAATCGCAGCGGATAATATTCAACTTTCTGGAGCCGATAAAAGTTATGTTCAGATATTCGAAAGGTTGCTGAACCATTGGATAAATGACATCCAAaagttatttaaaaatgtaaaatatttaacataaaaaaatatatataattgcaAGCATGGTGTAGATCCATTGTATTTCCATTGAATAtacaaacatatattttgtaacgTATAAGAACAATTTTGGCATcaccataaaatatattataattttttttgttttttagtaaataataaatattattaatttagtAATTCATCATTAATAGCACatgtatatgcattattCGTAAGGTCTTATATTGACCCTAATATGACAGTTTATGCACGTAGCTCATTTTATGTAGTCATTATGAAAGTTGggtaataaaaacattgttttatttataatagtaTTAAAGATTTTTAGTATAGtattttacaatatttGTGTCTTTTTAACGACAATTGagaaattttaattttataatatttataaatagataaaataaggcatattttataatgtcccctagatatattaaaaaagtaaaagtATAACCATAGGCATAGGCATATGAAACTATAATATCACTGGAAAATACATTtaagttttaaaattatattcaatGGATTTACATCTCtgcacatatttttacttatttatgCCTGTTGGATTCTCTGCTTTTCTCTCATTTATCTATTTCCCATGAAATTGTCTAAATTTTTACCTGCACATATTTCAATCTTTATATTATGCAGATTTGTATTAAAGAACTAAATTACATGACATTATGTGAATATATGTCAGATGCAGAAGAAAAACATAGTATTTTAAAAGATCTTTTGGAGGAAgtaaattttgaaattgTGAATAGCATCTTAAGttttttggaaaaaaataattgcgCTAATGTCAAAAAGTATAACACATTAATAGACAGCATTAAAAAGGAATGTGACGAATtagaagaaaaattaaaagcaTTAAAAATGCTAAAAGAGCCTTTCAGTAATTTTGACGATAGCATATCTACAGAAAACATTTATAGCATTTTACCTATAGTTGTAAATAGATTAAAATTGATTTTCCAGTATtctaaatattataaaaattcagacaaaataaatagtttaataacacttttattaaatgaatttattcaaaaattGCAAAGCTATATtgatttatcaaaaatatatacagaAGATGTTAAAGAATTGTCAAAAACACTGGACGAATGCATAAATTTTGTCTCTTATTGGGATTATCTAATAAACATTTCTTTTAGGAACTCCCCGGAAAATAGCAAAACATTTGATTCTATCCTGCAGCCTACGAATCTGTCTAATGTAATAGCTTTTTATTTGCttgtatatgcatttgTTATACATTAATTCATTTATCACCGATTATTTTTAcctattcatattttatcatatatgctataaatatattttttgtgtgttTTCTTCTCTTCATTGATTTTCCCTTTTCGTTTAAGCAGATCATATCATTCAAGAATAAATGCATAGACCTAAAGGAGATATGCTATGCATGTGAtcaatttttgttttcgaTTACAGaagaagatataaaaacatttagCTACGAGcattatcatataattaaaaaggggtttgatgatataaaatcgacattttttaatgaacTAATTAGAATACGTAAATTAAAGTATGAAATATTAAGTATTAAGCATAATGAATGGAATaatgattttaaaaaaaccaaagaattaataaaagttttagaaagtatttttataaatctaattaaaatatcatttgAGAATTGTAGTAACATtgaatatacaatttttctatttgataaattttatacattAGCTATAACTGAAAATATCAAATcatttatgaataaaaaatcgatAGACATATGGTGGTGCTTTATTAACTATATTGATTCATATTCTAAATACTTTAACAACTTTTTGGACAATccctttatttatttttcatacaATATCAGATATGAATATCATTCTTCTTGTATTATGTTTGCTAAAAATATCAGTCTAAAATTACATAAGATTTTCGAAAAGTTAAGCaacttatattatatacctATAGTTaaagaaaaggaaatagcttatgaaaaatatttgaatacTCAAAATGCgattaatacatatataaagcaAATTAATAGTATGTGGGTAAATGAGTTAAAAGCCATTtcagttaaaaaaaataattctttaGTTAATTCACTATTAGATAATTCgattttaacaaaaataaaagacaaATATCTTGAAAACACATATAATgtagaaattaaaaaagtacTTTCAGAGGTCAACTTTTGgcttaaaataaaagatgaacatat
This region of Plasmodium chabaudi chabaudi strain AS genome assembly, chromosome: 13 genomic DNA includes:
- a CDS encoding plasmepsin VIII, putative, with product MNIFFVFPLFLILNFIVLVKSLTENLRVSRYSKPGVSTIILKGGYINRQFIGEISIGNPPQSFKVLFDTGSTNLWIPSKNCYAKACYNKKKYDHNISKNYRISSQKNPVNIFFGTGKVQIAYATDDIHLGSIKVRDQEFGIANYMSDDPFSDMQFDGLFGLGISEDIKRKELIYDNIPKNSSRKNMFSIYYPKSVDDNGAITFGGYDKKYIEPNSNIDWFAVSSKKYWTIKMTGIKVNGMFLEVCSGNIGGYCDAVIDTGTSSIAGPKNDLILLTKLLNPVKSCQNKALLKNFSFVFLDENGVEKEYELTSNDYIVNSFKVDPILKTPCNFAFMPINISSPNGYLYILGQVFLQKYYAIFEKDNMRIGLAKSI